AAACCACGATAGGGAATTTGCGGCAGCCACAGCCCATAGAACACCAAAATCGATGCGGCACCCAGCACAAACGAATAGGCCATAATAATCGTAGATAGTGCGACAAATGCCACCGCATAAGCGCCACCCATTGGAGTGCAACTGCCACGGTTTCCCTGCAATTCAAATTTGGGCAATATGTCGGCCAGCGCCATCGAATGCGCCTCGGCTTCGGTTACGTTATCCGCTGACTCAGAAGATGTGTGATTTTTATCCATTCCCCCTCCTGCCGCCGAGGAAACATTGGCGAATACGTTTTACTATAGGCGCGTTTAAATATATTAGCGCAGCGGGTGATATGCGCAAAGCACCCAATATGTTTGCCGGCTGCTTATGCTTAATACCATGCACCAGCATTGTGAAAGCTTTGGCTTCTTTAAGTTTTTTGCTGCGACGATATTGGGCGTTTTGCGCGGCTGTATCCAGCGGGTATTTACGCAGAAATTTTTCATCACAGGCTTCAATGCGTTCGATATCCGCCAGCGTCAAACGATGAGAGATAGAGCCTTCGCGGATGGTATAGTTATAGCCAGCTTTAGGCTCTATCGCGCAAATAGCACCCTCTGCCAGCACGCTTGCCAATAGCAGATAGTCTTCACCAATACGAATTTCGGGGTCATAACTTAGTTGATGCGTTGCCAAAAAACCGCGCTGAATAATAGGCTTAAGATAGCCTAATGACTCCCCGCCCAAAAACGCGCTATTCCCCGCTATAAACTCTTCCAAACTAAGCGTGT
This region of Alphaproteobacteria bacterium genomic DNA includes:
- a CDS encoding glycosyltransferase; the encoded protein is MKPDVSVIIATYNVEAYIEAAIQSALAQTDVMVEVIAVDDCSTDNTWQIISQHPDDRVKAYRLPQNGGPSAARNHAISHAEATWIAVLDGDDTMAPDRLSLCLARAQAMQAQMVVDNLLEMHENNGKLTQGNPMYRLDTLGNTLSLEEFIAGNSAFLGGESLGYLKPIIQRGFLATHQLSYDPEIRIGEDYLLLASVLAEGAICAIEPKAGYNYTIREGSISHRLTLADIERIEACDEKFLRKYPLDTAAQNAQYRRSKKLKEAKAFTMLVHGIKHKQPANILGALRISPAALIYLNAPIVKRIRQCFLGGRRGNG